Proteins from one Apis cerana isolate GH-2021 linkage group LG11, AcerK_1.0, whole genome shotgun sequence genomic window:
- the LOC107995029 gene encoding leucine-rich repeat-containing protein 23-like — protein MEMEEEEEKGEVEDLYVERLSSTFEDVTKALTQTEAGECLHTLGKCESGLGYAYLGLNASNRDLTDIRIIPMFKYVLYVNVSGNRLNNEALRVLSSMKYLLMLQADKNQVESAELDPMPYLQVLTLNNNKLNSTSGISHKFLECLELNHNNIEEITLNPYDLENLKTLEIGGNFLTTTNGIFFPGLIRLYLGENQIERLEGLEILVNLKILHLRSNKISNLSGFDARCAKLNYLNLRNNEIAKISELEKLSCLPALETLVVMENPAIGEREMEEEAAYRQIVLAMLPNLTRIDKDAVLYDEKKEAKEFRRQMFQDGTTFADLDYNFLIAG, from the exons atggaaatggaggaggaagaggaaaagggAGAGGTCGAGGACTTGTACGTCGAACGATTGTCATCCACCTTCGAGGATGTGACGAAGGCGTTGACGCAAACGGAGGCCGGTGAGTGCCTTCACACGTTGGGAAAATGCGAATCCGGGCTTGGCTACGCTTATCTCGGCCTGAACGCGTCCAACAGGGACCTAACGGATATAAGGATTATTCCGATGTTCAAATACGTGCTCTACGTGAACGTCTCCGGAAATAGATTGAATAACGAGGCTCTTCGCGTTCTCTCCTCCATGAAATATCTTCTGATGCTTCAAGCTGACAAAAATCAGGTGGAATCCGCAGAATTGGATCCCATGCCTTATCTTCAG GTTTTAACATTGAACAATAACAAATTGAACAGCACATCGGGCATCTCCCACAAGTTTCTCGAATGTCTGGAATTGAATCACAATAACATAGAGGAGATCACTTTGAACCCGTACGATCTCGAGAACTTGAAGACCCTTGAAATCGGTGGAAATTTTCTTACCACGACGAACGGTATATTCTTTCCAGGATTGATACGATTGTATCTAGGGGAGAATCAAATAGAGAGGTTGGAAGGGTTAGAGATATTggtcaatttgaaaattctgcaTCTGAGAAGCAACAAGATATCGAATCTGTCCGGATTTGACGCGCGATGCGCCAAACTTAATTATCTGAATCTACGAAACAACGAGATAGCAAAAATTTCCGAGTTGGAGAAATTAAGCTGCCTGCCGGCGTTGGAGACGCTGGTCGTTATGGAGAATCCCGCGATAGGCGAAAGAGAAATGGAAGAGGAAGCTGCTTATAGGCAAATTGTCTTGGCTATGTTGCCCAATTTGACGCGAATCGACAAGGATGCAGTGTTGTAcgatgaaaagaaagaggCTAAAGAGTTTCGTAGACAAATGTTTCAAGATGGGACAACCTTCGCTGATCTGgattataatttcttgatCGCGGGATGA